A DNA window from Polyodon spathula isolate WHYD16114869_AA chromosome 18, ASM1765450v1, whole genome shotgun sequence contains the following coding sequences:
- the LOC121330980 gene encoding protein NATD1 isoform X2: protein MELNCPIKVEHDRKRRQFTVRLNGSHDHAVLLYEYIGKKTVDLQHTEVPDAYRGRGIAKHLAKEVAHFGSEARSTAALNCPCLTIIHRYAGADRHCSLMIL from the exons ATGGAGCTCAACTGTCCCATCAAGGTGGAACACGACAGGAAACGGCGGCAGTTTACTGTTAGATTAAACG GCTCCCATGATCATGCAGTGTTGCTGTACGAATACATCGGGAAGAAGACCGTGGATCTCCAGCACACCGAGGTCCCTGATGCGTATAGAGGTCGAGGGATTGCAAAGCACCTGGCAAAG GAAGTCGCACATTTTGGTTCTGAAGCCCGCAGTACCGCTGCATTGAATTGCCCTTGCTTAACCATCATACATCGTTATGCAGGAGCAGATCGTCATTGCTCTCTGATGATTCTGTAA